A segment of the Leptidea sinapis chromosome 21, ilLepSina1.1, whole genome shotgun sequence genome:
CAATAATACCTTTCGTAAGctcaatattacataaatacaagGCCTACGATTTTTCTAAGGTTTTTGGAATAACACACATAGATACTGCGAGAGCGAGAGCATTTACTGCAAAATATCTTAACATTAACCCAAGGCATCTCCACGTTCCTGTGATTGGTGGCCATTCAGACGATACAATTGTACCattatattctaaaataatgCCGTCTCACTATAACGTGGACTCTTATCAAGCAGACACCCTCACACGATTATTAAAAACAGCAGGAACCAAAATCATAAGCAGTAAATTAGGACATGATTCAGCAACTCTAGCTATGGCATGGTCAATAAATGAATGCGCGGAAAATTTGATAGATGCCTTATGCGGAAACTACGTTATTGTAAATTGCTACACGCTAAATCCGCACTTTGGCACGAGATATTTTTCAGGACCCACCAAAGTTGGTGGTTATGGAATTGTTGAAGTGttcaaaaacaattttgaaatgaaTGAGTATGAAAAAGACCTTTTAAAGAAAGCAGTTTCTGTGTTAAACGATGACATAGTCAAAGGTGAAGATTACGTTGGTATTTTAGAAAACCCTAGAATGAATCGATGATGAATAATCCATGGTCTAGTAAATCTAATATTGTCGTTCTccttaataaatcataataaaaaactttagaATTTTCGAAGATAGAGGCCAACTTAACCTTTGGTATGCAATGTACTTGAACCTGCTccatagtttaaatatttttttttaaattaaagcatGTAGGTATGTAGCTGCAACTGATATTTTGTTgagttttattttgtaaactATTTTTCGCCGAGTGCCTGTTCAAAATTCAGAAATACTTCGTATAATTTTCTTTGTTTGCATACAGTACGTAGTTGCGTTTAATCGAGGATCGTAAAATGGACCAATATCGAGCAAACAGCTCCGTAGTGGTTCCTAAGCGTCCATCCGAGTCTCTTTCCATTCAAACAACGATGTGTCCTATTCGACATTATGTTTCCTGGTTTCGACGAGTTCGCATGCCATATCTTTTaaatagagttttttttataggtTAAAAGAGACATagaaaataattgatttttaatcCAAAGAAAATAAGCCAAAATATTAGATAACaatcaatttttaataatataactgCAATAATATTAATCGATACCAGTATAtgtatttcaatatatatactGTAACCCAAAAACTAGTTATTAGCCATTTTTCATTCTATTCAAGCAGCTAAACCCTGTATTTCGTTTCATTGTGATCCAGagcttattaaaatgttaatagcTTACACGACCGCAAACGGAGTGGTTAACGACAGGGTTAACTTTAAGACAATGGTCGTACAGAACCACATTACATCTCACGTAATGTCTTGATGGCCGCTTGGGTGTTAACTTCTGAAGAGTTGAGGGTTGGGAAGGCACATTACGGACCGTGTTACCATTTTCGGATGCGCTTATTCGGGCTAGTTTCGTGAAATTGTGTTTATAAATAGGGATATCGAATCAATTCTTTAACCTTTTTCTTTGCTGCAGACTTTTTCAATTAGGTCAAAAATGGATGCTTTTGAATATCAAAACTTATGCgcacattttaccatttaccaccctTTCTGATGAAATGGTgacaagaaacttattgccactcttttagaaacaatatttagagattcatcatttttaaaattgtgttGATAACGTTCTACTTGAAGAGATGCAACAAAATACGCAAACAACTTTACAAAAATATGCTCGAGTTTTTCAGTACAAAAAggtaaaatcatattttaaccCCAAATACAgtatacaggatggttttttgagaagggcggtgatggccaagtcggaaactacgagtatTAGAGAAAAGTCATGAAAATGTATGTATTATTGAActttgttgctgataaggatcaatctttgcaagGAAATGTGTTActtaaaatgaaaggaaatagaaaatttttacaaattgctTTTCATATCTCAATACTACAATGCATAAGTTAATACGTCTCTCTAATGACCTTACTGCATTGATTGATACCATGACATAGTATAGTGAAGATAAAcatactattaaataaaaaaatctgcaGTTAATTACCGTCTAGGACTCGTAGAACAAACCCAGTTGGCAAAGAATGTGAGCAATACAGGATTGTTCGTATAACGTAAATCGTTATCGGGAGTTGTTTGCTGAGCTCGTCGCAAGAATTGCAAATAGCGATAATTCTAACTACGCCTATAAATCAGCTGTACCAGTTAGAGTTTTTCCTCGAGGGCGCACCTTCACCATTGTTGGTGATTGATCGTCTCCTAACCGTACTTAAAACTTTCTTGGCAAAGAACATGTGTTCTAAACTTGTTACATCCTTTGAGACGTcgaatattttgatttatgaaTTCGTGATCTAATAATGATACGAGATACGTTAAAGAGATAAAAATCGCGACTTGTTtacttgttttaatttaattgtttgcTTTACGATTTCCAAGAATTCATGGTCTAATGGGCTTTAACAAAATTCTCATTGTGACGAACAAAATTGCGATCACGCTCAGAATACAGCTCCTTATTCGCGTTTTCAATATtctcgaattaaaaaaaaatgcgaccCACTTCGTATATTTGCGATTAAAAGTTTCTTTATTCGCGTATCTAATTTGTGAATCGGTacgtacatattaataaaaaggattACAATAGGTATACAACCCAACAACCTTTGTCAATTCGTCGTCAAAtggactaaaaaaaaaatataactacgaGTAATTTCAACCAATTGAAAGAGCTTTAAAAAACTGCCAAGcgacaaaaacttaaaaaattctTCAAACCATTTCCCAAGCctgaagataatataataattcatcaATTTGGTGAAAAACTtcaattaaattgattttttaattatttctgtttttcatagaagtataacttcaaaattttttgagatttctttaaATCTACCGGTCCGTATCTCTCATAATTGTATTCAAAAATCTAAGTTTGCTCAAGCCCTTTTGAATGGTGCCAACCGGAATTTTCAATCGAAActttcaattttcttagcgggaatTTAATAACAATCACATATTATTCCGTTAATTCAGTTCACTTTTCTAACCTATATTTACACACTTGCGTCGCCAAAGCCAATAATAGCCAATTTCTTACTAGCAATTAGTGACATACATAAGAAAGCAATAAATTAAGTTCTGATGACACCCCTGGGAGCTGACCACCACACTGTCGAGTTCACAATTTATCGCTAGCGTCCCTAATTgactttaatttatattgtttatgatatattattataaattatacgcGATAACCGGATGCGGTATTCATTCATACATGCGACGCCTATTTTACTgatctaaatattttaagatttataacAGTTCTAATATATAGATTACTGAAGTATCATATTAGGTTTTATAATTGTGAGGTTAACGTGGATGAaaaatgctatctgtcaataggttgttgaaatgtaaataagcgtaaaaggatacatttgtctacctctactctcttgtaagttaaactaaggatagataggttattgaaaagggCCGTaaattggacataactatggatagataagatcttgtcattaaacggtgacatcAATGTATTcgtagttaaactaagggtagataggttattgaaaacggccgtataattaattttaattattttacaaaacatCATTTAGGCTTTAGATAAATACAGACATGTTCCTTTAGTATAAAACCTCGCGTTAAGATAAAGACGTGTGTGACTGAGTTACGTGACAGTGACGTCAGATTCTGGTatatatgacatcaaaaatCACCAATCAAAAGTACCGTTTGCGAATAGAGGTCTGTCGGCTGACGTCGCGCAGTCCTTAATACGATTAGGTTCCATCTTTGCTCCATCGCGCAGGggacataaattataatacacaACTTTGAAGAAAATAGACTAATTTTAGCATCACCAGTGTTGATAAATGTTCTTTCTCCAAGGAGTTGGGCTATATGAAGAGATACAGGTAATGAAACTCACTCATTCTCTTAAACTCCTAAGATATTCATTAGATTTATTCCGTTAGTGGCAATGGAAGAGTACAAAAACAAGCCGGTGTAATCAATGACAGAAAATTATAGTAGAAGTTCCTGGCCAAGCAtgtttttggaaaaggaggataatcGAGCGtgaacctggtgttaagtgatcaccgccgcccacattctctagtaacatcagaggaatcagaggagcgttgccggcctttaaggaaggtgtacgaactttttttaaatgtaccaccatgaaacaccgcacaaggaagttcattccacagctttgtagtacgtggaagaaagctcctttaaaatcgcactttggaggaccaccacacatccagatagtggggatgatatcctaacttttggcttgtcgtgcgaaggtggaattcggcggcaggaatcaggtgaaacagctcttcggaacactccccgtgataaatgcggtagaagagacacaatgaagcgatgtctctacgcaacgccaagtgatccagccgttgacagagcactagccccgacaattcgagcttgTATAATAGCAATGGCGACTATATGAAGCTACACGCGCAAGGAAAAAAAATCAGCGCGAAAAAAATTCCGCAACCCAAT
Coding sequences within it:
- the LOC126970656 gene encoding malate dehydrogenase-like, yielding MLSRALRVKKDIFSGSRYFVPKRNVHVCVVGAAGDIGSNLALLLKQNPRISVLHLYDDDEKVFKIGTELNEIPGGPVVTGFTGSPFLPAAIRDANLILLVGRTPRRLGYSREHMLATNAPNVLKVSKIVAEQNPDAFFAISTNPINSIIPFVSSILHKYKAYDFSKVFGITHIDTARARAFTAKYLNINPRHLHVPVIGGHSDDTIVPLYSKIMPSHYNVDSYQADTLTRLLKTAGTKIISSKLGHDSATLAMAWSINECAENLIDALCGNYVIVNCYTLNPHFGTRYFSGPTKVGGYGIVEVFKNNFEMNEYEKDLLKKAVSVLNDDIVKGEDYVGILENPRMNR